Proteins encoded together in one Triticum dicoccoides isolate Atlit2015 ecotype Zavitan chromosome 7B, WEW_v2.0, whole genome shotgun sequence window:
- the LOC119340791 gene encoding dictomallein-like, giving the protein MALAPRSSLRSLVLLMSHGKPQLSAFFSSAATTASPIATAVKPPAAPAGASPATDPPAAAASSSGSGSTHSAPLECSSRTFTHVEPEPEGSCHTLGHETDKISPGATKDPEGPISEGSCGTPQPVSDDPQPGPRKDPRHGVPEDP; this is encoded by the exons atggCGCTTGCTCCCCGGTCGTCTCTTCGCTCGCTGGTGCTGCTCATGTCGCACGGGAAGCCCCAGCTGAGCGCTTTCTTCtcctccgccgccaccaccgcctcgccGATTGCTACTGCCGTGAAGCCTCCGGCAGCTCCAGCCGGTGCTAGTCCGGCCACCGACCCTCCAGCCGCTGCAG CTTCGTCGTCTGGGTCTGGCTCGACTCACAGCGCCCCTCTCGAATGCTCAAGCAGAACATTTACACATGTTGAACCTGAACCTGAGGGTTCATGTCACACGCTTGGACATGAAACTGACAAGATTTCGCCTGGCGCCACCAAGGATCCGGAGGGTCCAATATCCGAGGGCTCATGTGGCACGCCTCAACCTGTATCAGACGATCCTCAGCCTGGACCTCGCAAAGACCCGAGGCACGGAGTTCCTGAAGACCCGTAG